Proteins encoded within one genomic window of Nitrospiria bacterium:
- a CDS encoding ABC transporter permease, with the protein MQAARSLINFLRKIAQNRFMIRSLVVRDIRTRYMGSFLGIFWAFVHPLTQLIIFYFVFSVVLKARLGAQYAGTNYAVWLMSGMLPWMLFSEVVNRSPGAVLEQANLITKTVFPSEILPFAHVSAALVNHLILFVILLGFIMVLGPGLTLNLLWLPLYLFGVILFALGLAWFLSALNVFLRDIGQILGVLLNLWFFFTPIIYPANLVPEGFRPFLALNPMVYPVEGYRMALLGKTEPDPVGLVILFVWGIVAFMFGGLVFKKLKPAFADVL; encoded by the coding sequence ATGCAGGCGGCAAGATCACTCATAAATTTCCTTCGCAAGATCGCCCAGAACCGTTTCATGATCCGCAGCCTTGTGGTGCGCGACATCCGGACGCGGTATATGGGCTCGTTCTTGGGCATTTTCTGGGCCTTCGTGCATCCGCTGACACAGCTTATCATTTTTTATTTTGTTTTCTCCGTCGTCCTTAAGGCTCGGCTCGGCGCCCAGTATGCCGGCACCAATTATGCCGTATGGCTGATGAGCGGGATGCTCCCCTGGATGCTGTTCAGCGAGGTGGTCAATCGCTCGCCGGGCGCGGTGCTGGAGCAGGCGAACTTGATCACGAAAACCGTTTTTCCATCGGAGATCCTCCCGTTTGCCCATGTTTCGGCCGCATTGGTCAATCACCTTATTCTGTTTGTCATACTTCTCGGGTTTATAATGGTGCTTGGACCGGGGCTCACGTTGAACTTGCTTTGGCTCCCTCTTTATTTATTTGGGGTCATTTTGTTCGCGCTGGGCCTCGCCTGGTTTTTATCCGCGCTGAATGTATTCCTGAGGGACATCGGCCAGATTTTAGGCGTGCTCCTCAATCTATGGTTTTTCTTCACGCCGATCATCTACCCGGCGAACCTGGTCCCGGAAGGGTTCCGGCCGTTTCTTGCGCTCAATCCGATGGTGTATCCGGTGGAAGGGTACCGCATGGCGCTCCTCGGAAAGACGGAGCCGGATCCGGTGGGACTGGTCATCCTATTTGTTTGGGGAATCGTTGCTTTTATGTTCGGTGGGCTCGTATTTAAAAAACTGAAGCCGGCGTTTGCGGATGTTTTGTGA
- the rfbD gene encoding dTDP-4-dehydrorhamnose reductase: MKIAVTGATGQLGRDIVEVLQNDGRFEVLPLSHNEIEVTDPDSVRKALLIWHPDAVVNCAAFHRVDECEERPDAAFQVNALGALNVARVCAELKALCVYVSTDYVFDGQKDRGYSEEDTPCPVNVYGITKFAGEQLTRQACADWLIVRVASLFGKSGARGKGGNFIEAILSKARAGETLKVVNDIRMSPTYTFDVATALAELLAKRATGVIHLSNDGACTWYELAGKAVDLIGLKNQVNPISSDEFPSKAKRPKNSSIKSERISGVLDRPMRPWQEAMRAYLIEKGYLSDQ; this comes from the coding sequence ATGAAGATTGCGGTTACCGGAGCGACGGGGCAGTTGGGCCGAGATATCGTCGAGGTCCTGCAGAATGACGGGCGCTTCGAGGTTCTACCGTTGTCGCACAATGAGATCGAAGTGACCGACCCCGATTCGGTTCGAAAAGCCCTCCTGATCTGGCATCCGGATGCGGTGGTGAACTGCGCCGCGTTTCATCGCGTGGATGAATGCGAGGAACGTCCGGACGCGGCCTTTCAGGTAAATGCGCTTGGGGCGTTGAATGTGGCGAGGGTCTGCGCGGAGTTGAAGGCCCTGTGCGTGTACGTCAGCACCGATTATGTCTTCGATGGTCAGAAGGATCGGGGCTACAGCGAAGAGGACACCCCGTGTCCGGTTAATGTATACGGGATAACCAAATTCGCCGGGGAGCAATTGACTCGACAGGCCTGCGCCGATTGGCTGATCGTTCGCGTGGCGAGTTTGTTCGGAAAGTCGGGGGCGAGGGGAAAGGGCGGAAATTTCATCGAGGCCATTCTTTCAAAGGCCCGTGCCGGCGAGACGCTGAAAGTTGTGAACGATATTCGAATGTCGCCGACCTATACCTTCGATGTCGCCACCGCGTTGGCCGAGCTCCTCGCAAAAAGGGCGACCGGGGTCATACACCTTTCGAACGACGGCGCCTGCACCTGGTATGAGCTCGCCGGAAAGGCCGTGGATCTGATCGGGTTAAAAAATCAGGTCAATCCGATTTCCTCGGACGAATTCCCGAGCAAGGCGAAACGTCCGAAAAATTCTTCAATAAAAAGCGAACGGATTTCCGGGGTCCTCGATCGGCCGATGCGGCCCTGGCAGGAAGCCATGAGGGCTTACCTGATTGAAAAAGGCTATCTCTCCGATCAATGA